From a region of the Bacteroidia bacterium genome:
- a CDS encoding M23 family metallopeptidase — MRNRLTLFILLFYATGMISQVIPNSFRWPVDTVVTITGGFAEIRLNHLHYGIDLSTGAREGLRIVAAENGWISRVKIGSGGYGKVIYVDHPNGYTTVYAHLRSIEDSIGIFLRRKQFEEKKFEIEYRPSKNEFPVKKGQLLGYSGNTGYSAGPHLHFEIRRTSTEKIINPCLFGLLPPDTVAPEIESIGLDPLSPVTTVNGLPVSGKFKVKKKKGSCFPVIKDTLEVHGSEFGVALRCWDRTSKKNSRNGLYKMEMYLDGVLHFSYRCDSFSFDESRAANAHMDYSYFINKKELFEKCYHDPCDPLSIYTEKKNRGVIRIINAGVRIIRIELSDFAGNKTRIEFPVKVSTGDESGSRAPEYRIRCDSTYALSHDLYKVVFPGNTFYNHQFVPLVAQRKSGIPLCFTTGLAVFLPGVPAHESFEISMKLPETIPIPENKLTLVRVDEKNKRTWAGGTVREGWISDRMRTFGTYAISYDTAAPKIKTPPVAGWKIKSGKPAVFPVADDLSGLQEWSIELDGQWILSEYEPKTGILFIPSDLLKKGKFPIRIRVSDKLLNERVLESFLTVY; from the coding sequence GTGCGGAACAGGTTAACGCTGTTCATTCTCCTGTTCTACGCTACCGGGATGATTTCCCAGGTTATCCCTAATTCTTTTCGCTGGCCCGTGGATACGGTCGTTACTATTACAGGAGGCTTCGCTGAAATCCGGCTCAATCACCTGCATTATGGAATCGATCTGTCAACCGGCGCAAGGGAAGGACTAAGAATTGTGGCGGCAGAAAACGGATGGATATCAAGAGTAAAAATCGGGAGCGGCGGATATGGAAAAGTGATCTATGTGGATCATCCAAACGGTTATACAACGGTTTATGCCCACCTGAGATCCATTGAAGACAGCATCGGCATATTCCTGCGCCGCAAACAATTTGAAGAAAAAAAGTTTGAAATAGAGTACCGCCCATCGAAAAACGAATTTCCGGTAAAGAAAGGACAACTCCTCGGGTATTCGGGCAATACGGGATATTCCGCAGGACCTCATCTGCACTTTGAGATCAGGAGAACCTCCACTGAAAAGATAATCAATCCATGTTTGTTCGGCCTCTTACCGCCGGACACTGTTGCACCTGAAATTGAATCCATAGGACTGGATCCGCTGAGTCCTGTTACCACGGTTAACGGCTTGCCTGTTTCAGGTAAATTCAAAGTAAAAAAGAAAAAAGGTAGCTGTTTTCCCGTGATAAAGGACACCCTGGAAGTGCATGGAAGTGAGTTTGGAGTGGCCCTGAGGTGCTGGGACAGAACCAGTAAAAAGAACAGCCGGAACGGCCTCTATAAAATGGAGATGTATCTCGACGGAGTATTGCACTTTTCCTACCGCTGCGACAGTTTCTCCTTTGATGAATCACGGGCTGCAAATGCACATATGGACTATAGTTATTTCATAAATAAAAAAGAACTTTTTGAAAAATGTTATCACGATCCCTGTGATCCGCTTTCAATCTATACTGAAAAAAAGAACCGGGGTGTTATCCGGATCATAAATGCCGGAGTGCGGATCATCCGGATAGAGTTGTCGGATTTCGCAGGCAATAAAACCCGGATTGAATTTCCGGTCAAAGTCAGTACGGGGGATGAATCCGGCTCCCGCGCACCGGAATACCGTATTCGTTGCGACAGTACCTACGCCCTCTCACACGACCTATACAAGGTAGTCTTCCCCGGGAATACTTTCTATAACCACCAGTTCGTTCCACTCGTGGCGCAGAGAAAATCAGGTATTCCCCTTTGCTTCACAACGGGGCTGGCTGTTTTTCTTCCGGGAGTTCCTGCACATGAATCATTCGAAATCAGCATGAAACTGCCCGAGACGATTCCTATACCTGAAAACAAACTCACACTGGTGAGGGTGGATGAAAAAAACAAGCGTACCTGGGCAGGTGGCACTGTCAGAGAAGGATGGATCAGCGACCGGATGAGAACATTCGGAACCTACGCCATATCCTACGATACCGCGGCTCCAAAAATAAAAACACCGCCCGTTGCTGGATGGAAAATAAAATCCGGTAAGCCGGCCGTTTTTCCTGTAGCAGATGATCTCAGCGGACTTCAGGAATGGAGCATTGAGCTGGACGGCCAGTGGATACTCAGCGAATATGAGCCAAAGACCGGAATACTGTTCATTCCTTCAGATCTCCTCAAAAAAGGAAAATTTCCAATCAGGATCCGCGTATCAGACAAACTACTGAATGAACGTGTACTTGAATCCTTTCTTACGGTGTACTGA
- a CDS encoding SLC13/DASS family transporter: protein MKPSFRKSFLIAMGPTFAVLVWTLFDLVPGDRKVTWMAGIAVWMAWWWLTEAVHFGLTSLLPLIALPALGIAGFKEVLLEYSDRILFVFAGGFVIALALERWNLHRRIALYLLCRFGNSPGGVLAGVLLSTYLISMWISNTATVMMLLPAVLAVAGEALPEGTPEAKGRTFYTALLLGLAYSATIGGMATLVGTPTNMIFYGKITEAFGPEPGVNFGSWMLFAVPLSLLLLGVCFLILYLLFIRKFGSTGIKSATFLSDLKALGPWSKQEIIVGITFLMVVVAWFTRSGIRTDWFTLNGWGDLFPAKSDLHFLNHDFLPATAGALFLLLFPSGKKGGLITVSELKRFPFAIILLFGGGFALAKGMELSGMSAWMATALSAFATWDPLWFLLLMTALICVISEFASNVACIQLMIPVLLAFHQSMGVTALYLLIPATLASSLGFMLPVATAPNTIVFSAKKFRATEMLKAGLLLDLAGIVLVTLFAWLLGQTIFSTP from the coding sequence ATGAAACCTTCCTTCAGAAAGTCATTCCTGATTGCCATGGGCCCCACCTTTGCGGTTTTGGTTTGGACCCTGTTCGACCTGGTTCCAGGTGACCGGAAGGTGACCTGGATGGCCGGTATTGCAGTCTGGATGGCCTGGTGGTGGCTTACCGAGGCGGTGCATTTTGGACTTACCTCCCTGCTTCCTCTGATTGCCCTTCCTGCCCTTGGGATAGCCGGATTTAAAGAGGTGTTGCTGGAATATTCCGATAGAATACTCTTTGTTTTTGCCGGTGGGTTTGTTATTGCCCTGGCGCTGGAGCGGTGGAACCTTCACCGGCGGATTGCATTGTATCTCCTCTGCCGGTTCGGAAACAGCCCTGGTGGAGTGCTGGCCGGTGTTCTTCTCTCCACCTACCTGATCTCAATGTGGATATCGAACACCGCTACGGTTATGATGCTGCTGCCGGCCGTACTGGCGGTAGCGGGAGAAGCGTTGCCCGAAGGAACTCCGGAAGCAAAGGGAAGGACATTTTATACTGCCCTGCTTCTCGGCCTGGCCTATTCTGCCACGATTGGAGGGATGGCTACGCTGGTAGGAACACCTACTAATATGATTTTTTACGGAAAAATTACCGAAGCCTTTGGACCTGAACCTGGAGTAAATTTCGGATCATGGATGCTTTTTGCTGTCCCGCTGTCTCTTCTACTGCTGGGGGTATGTTTTCTGATTCTTTACCTGCTGTTTATACGAAAGTTCGGTTCAACGGGTATAAAATCTGCGACATTCCTGAGCGATCTTAAAGCGCTCGGCCCCTGGTCTAAACAGGAAATAATTGTTGGGATCACGTTTCTTATGGTTGTGGTAGCGTGGTTCACACGCAGCGGCATCCGGACGGATTGGTTTACGCTGAACGGATGGGGTGACCTGTTTCCTGCAAAATCGGACCTGCATTTCCTGAATCACGATTTTTTACCTGCAACGGCAGGGGCACTTTTTCTTTTGCTGTTTCCTTCCGGAAAGAAGGGGGGGCTTATTACTGTAAGCGAGCTGAAACGCTTTCCCTTTGCGATTATTCTTCTTTTTGGCGGGGGATTCGCTCTTGCGAAAGGAATGGAACTTAGTGGTATGAGCGCGTGGATGGCTACCGCACTCAGCGCTTTTGCTACATGGGATCCACTGTGGTTCTTGTTGTTGATGACAGCGTTGATTTGTGTGATCTCTGAGTTCGCTTCCAATGTAGCCTGTATTCAGTTGATGATCCCGGTACTCCTGGCGTTCCACCAAAGCATGGGTGTTACTGCACTTTATCTTCTTATTCCGGCAACGCTCGCGTCCTCACTCGGATTTATGCTGCCGGTGGCCACTGCCCCGAATACGATTGTGTTTAGTGCAAAGAAATTCCGTGCAACAGAAATGCTGAAAGCCGGCTTGCTTCTGGATCTTGCGGGTATAGTGCTTGTTACACTGTTTGCCTGGTTGCTCGGCCAAACGATTTTCAGTACACCGTAA
- a CDS encoding methionyl-tRNA formyltransferase yields MKIVFFGTPEFAKTSLEALLNAGMDVCAVVTAPDKPAGRGKQLSASDVKKFAAEKGLKILQPANLKDEGFLGELRALNAGLFIVVAFRMLPEAVWKMPTKGTINLHASLLPRYRGAAPINHAIMNGEKITGVTTFFIREEIDTGNILFREEVPITEEDDAGTLHDKLMRAGSGLVIRTARAIENGSIQPVPQSELASGELPVAPKIFKETCRIRWTATAADLHRFVRGLSPYPAAWTEFHCGSNSILPVKIFQVRTSDHRLKPGEIFCEGGHILIGCGEGSLDILSLQAAGKKRMPAADFLRGFSFPDQSFAV; encoded by the coding sequence TTGAAGATTGTTTTTTTTGGGACACCGGAGTTTGCAAAGACATCGCTGGAAGCACTGCTGAACGCGGGAATGGATGTGTGTGCTGTAGTAACGGCTCCGGATAAGCCGGCAGGAAGAGGGAAGCAACTCAGCGCCTCTGATGTTAAAAAATTTGCAGCAGAGAAAGGACTGAAGATTCTTCAGCCGGCCAATTTAAAAGACGAAGGATTTCTCGGGGAACTGCGCGCGCTCAATGCCGGCCTGTTCATTGTGGTAGCATTTCGTATGCTACCCGAAGCCGTATGGAAAATGCCAACAAAGGGAACCATTAATCTTCATGCCTCCCTCCTGCCCCGCTACCGCGGAGCTGCACCCATTAACCATGCCATTATGAATGGAGAAAAGATTACCGGTGTAACAACTTTTTTCATCCGGGAGGAGATCGACACCGGAAATATCCTTTTCAGAGAAGAAGTACCCATTACGGAAGAGGATGATGCAGGTACCCTGCACGATAAACTAATGCGGGCCGGAAGCGGGCTGGTTATACGCACCGCCAGGGCGATCGAGAACGGATCAATCCAACCCGTTCCCCAATCGGAACTGGCATCGGGTGAATTACCTGTGGCACCAAAAATATTCAAAGAGACCTGCCGCATTCGCTGGACTGCAACTGCTGCCGATCTGCATCGTTTTGTACGCGGACTCTCACCCTACCCTGCGGCCTGGACCGAATTTCACTGCGGGAGTAACAGCATCCTTCCTGTGAAGATCTTCCAGGTACGAACATCTGACCACCGGCTTAAACCGGGAGAGATCTTTTGTGAGGGAGGCCACATACTCATTGGATGCGGGGAAGGGAGTCTGGATATTCTCTCCCTGCAGGCTGCCGGTAAGAAACGTATGCCCGCGGCTGATTTCCTCCGGGGGTTCTCCTTCCCGGATCAATCCTTTGCAGTATGA
- a CDS encoding HU family DNA-binding protein gives MNKAQLIDAVSAEAKISKSDAQRAIDSTLDSITKALKKGERVALVGFGSFSVTKRAARTGRNPQTGKEIKIAAKNVAKFKAGVELSSEVNK, from the coding sequence ATGAACAAAGCCCAGCTTATTGATGCCGTTTCTGCCGAAGCGAAAATCTCTAAATCTGATGCACAACGTGCGATTGATTCCACCCTGGATTCCATTACAAAGGCGCTGAAAAAAGGAGAACGTGTTGCCCTGGTTGGTTTCGGATCTTTTTCCGTGACCAAGCGTGCCGCCCGTACAGGAAGAAATCCCCAAACCGGAAAAGAAATCAAAATAGCCGCTAAGAACGTTGCCAAGTTCAAAGCCGGTGTGGAATTATCCAGTGAAGTGAACAAGTAA